In one window of Hemicordylus capensis ecotype Gifberg chromosome 10, rHemCap1.1.pri, whole genome shotgun sequence DNA:
- the LINS1 gene encoding protein Lines homolog 1 isoform X3: protein MSTSGVPSRTFLSFSLSPRRSTIERLVVERRLSGLLRGESCPIEAFPLRPQREHPRALQLTMYNDMLTGTLFAKDSCECAVLLDPSVAPQRLLTETNASCSKTCLFSPTLGACGSSAPDAMAPKIKNKHDTSENASCLVCHPRKIVLLQLTLIKMMLAKVQSRGVEVGTKQKYLDIIGSLLKEANIDSKLIQLLCTSDKLLSHMASKTLVSLVHFQLTEEGSLNSIWLSFCSETLSQFPQSGQTAECLWTLTNITGEILKGENLCKGDELKKLFTPLDNVLEGFYNGIMSHPGVLHGTSASAKPTNGLISFLDLLELLVASRSQTQLSFACQRMLFQNAACVLGLTTSPVHSLIKKKSILLLKRCILHKAGEDLIKGREPPSSLLDPHFDQDRLTLASAVLQFVNSGWLNRLPVREEASHFAGSQLRPEVAMQSGPDQVTLRAVSLILLKALEVKIQDSATKAEAQVHLESVMHSLLIFLKKYLRPPPGVGLLEHPCTWLSVLFIEQDDDMLEAAKALLTVHLKLERFWREVSFASCSSDEGIWDTLTHRNGCNPHCVFLFLLRSIAFDVTVLLDFLISSETCFLEYFVRKGHEAERIHCPRLFSHPSISGLHIL from the exons ATGAGCACTTCCGGCGTTCCGTCGAGAACTTTTCTGTCTTTTTCTCTCAGCCCAAGGCGGTCAACCATAGAGAGGCTGGTGGTAGAACGACGCCTCTCTGGGCTCCTCCGCGGAGAATCCTGCCCCATAGAAGCTTTTCCACTGAGGCCGCAGAGAGAACATCCTAGAGCACTCCAATTGACG ATGTACAACGATATGCTGACAGGTACCCTGTTCGCCAAAGATAGTTGTGAGTGTGCCGTGCTTCTCGATCCTTCTGTTGCACCGCAACGCTTGTTGACAGAAACCAATGCATCTTGTAGCAAAACCTGCCTATTTTCTCCTACGCTTGGTGCGTGTGGTTCTTCTGCCCCTGACGCTATGGCTCCCAAgataaaaaataaacatgataCATCTGAAAATGCGAGCTGTTTGGTATGCCATCCACGGAAAATAGTGTTGCTTCAGTTAACCTTGATCAAGATGATGCTCGCCAAAGTGCAGTCCCGAGGTGTAGAAGTTGGAACAAAACAGAAATATCTCGACATAATTGGAAGTCTTCTGAAAGAAGCCAACATTGATTCAAAATTA ATTCAGCTGTTATGCACTTCTGATAAACTGCTCTCCCACATGGCTTCCAAGACTTTAGTCTCCCTCGTGCATTTTCAGCTAACAGAAGAG ggTTCACTGAATAGCATCTGGTTGTCTTTTTGTTCAGAGACTCTGTCACAATTCCCCCAGAGCGGGCAGACAGCAGAATGCCTGTGGACTCTCACAAACATAACTGGAGAAATCCTTAAAGGAGAAAACCTGTGCAAAGGAG ATGAACTGAAGAAGCTTTTTACTCCACTTGACAACGTGCTTGAAGGCTTTTACAACGGCATTATGTCTCATCCTGGTGTTCTGCACGGCACTTCTGCATCTGCAAAACCCACAAATGGCTTGATCAGTTTCCTGGATCTCCTTGAACTACTTGTGGCCTCCAGAAGCCAAACACAGTTAAGCTTTGCCTGCCAGAGGATGCTGTTTCAGAATGCTGCCTGTGTGTTGGGCCTCACCACCTCTCCTGTTCACAGTTTAATCAAGAAGAAATCTATCCTGCTGCTGAAAAGATGCATTCTTCACAAAGCTGGTGAAGACCTCATAAAAGGAAGGgagcccccttcctccctcctaGACCCTCATTTTGACCAGGATAGATTAACACTTGCCAGTGCTGTGCTGCAGTTTGTGAATTCTGGCTGGCTGAATCGATTGCCCGTCCGTGAAGAGGCCAGCCACTTTGCAGGGAGTCAACTTAGGCCTGAAGTAGCGATGCAAAGTGGTCCTGACCAAGTGACCCTGAGAGCTGTAAGTCTGATCCTGCTTAAAGCCTTAGAGGTCAAAATCCAGGATTCGGCCACCAAAGCTGAAGCCCAAG TTCACCTGGAGAGTGTGATGCACTCCTTGCTGATTTTCTTAAAGAAGTATCTGAGACCTCCTCCCGGTGTTGGTCTGCTCGAACACCCCTGCACGTGGCTTTCTGTGCTCTTTATTGAACAAGACGACGACATGTTGGAAGCTGCGAAAGCCCTCCTAACCGTGCATTTGAAGTTGGAGAG GTTCTGGCGTGAAGTTAGCTTTGCCTCGTGCTCTTCAGACGAAGGAATCTGGGACACTCTGACACATCGGAATGGCTGCAACCCCCACTGTGTCTTTTTATTTCTGCTCAGAAGCATCGCATTTGATGTGACGGTTCTTCTCGACTTCTTAATTTCCTCCGAAACCTGTTTCCTGGAGTATTTTGTGAG AAAGGGACACGAAGCTGAAAGAATACATTGCCCGAGGCTGTTCAGCCACCCATCAATATCGGGGCTCCACATCTTGTGA
- the LINS1 gene encoding protein Lines homolog 1 isoform X1, with translation MENLFIFLQQMYNDMLTGTLFAKDSCECAVLLDPSVAPQRLLTETNASCSKTCLFSPTLGACGSSAPDAMAPKIKNKHDTSENASCLVCHPRKIVLLQLTLIKMMLAKVQSRGVEVGTKQKYLDIIGSLLKEANIDSKLIQLLCTSDKLLSHMASKTLVSLVHFQLTEEGSLNSIWLSFCSETLSQFPQSGQTAECLWTLTNITGEILKGENLCKGDELKKLFTPLDNVLEGFYNGIMSHPGVLHGTSASAKPTNGLISFLDLLELLVASRSQTQLSFACQRMLFQNAACVLGLTTSPVHSLIKKKSILLLKRCILHKAGEDLIKGREPPSSLLDPHFDQDRLTLASAVLQFVNSGWLNRLPVREEASHFAGSQLRPEVAMQSGPDQVTLRAVSLILLKALEVKIQDSATKAEAQVHLESVMHSLLIFLKKYLRPPPGVGLLEHPCTWLSVLFIEQDDDMLEAAKALLTVHLKLERFWREVSFASCSSDEGIWDTLTHRNGCNPHCVFLFLLRSIAFDVTVLLDFLISSETCFLEYFVRYLKLLLEDWPHFVKISKCFKPEPLRVLNFSLESLSKQGEKTLPSGPTLQSASYDRLSCPTALLTFPQNCSLLRRYDSQAVKPGSSDHLRVSDKTSSIEPLQRLVDYESSEDSEGEWIGVECLTDRKQTSSAHQACTERTVSLARGDQAETSGQNVLPPDQNSSNTSSLSHCSVSPSDPGSGEAVLEKSVECFRALHGSISRLQRRNLFPYNPGALLKLLTRVDAISREHRSTPEPVDGQDLPLHSFHPAL, from the exons ATGGAGAATCTCTTTATTTTTCTCCAGCAGATGTACAACGATATGCTGACAGGTACCCTGTTCGCCAAAGATAGTTGTGAGTGTGCCGTGCTTCTCGATCCTTCTGTTGCACCGCAACGCTTGTTGACAGAAACCAATGCATCTTGTAGCAAAACCTGCCTATTTTCTCCTACGCTTGGTGCGTGTGGTTCTTCTGCCCCTGACGCTATGGCTCCCAAgataaaaaataaacatgataCATCTGAAAATGCGAGCTGTTTGGTATGCCATCCACGGAAAATAGTGTTGCTTCAGTTAACCTTGATCAAGATGATGCTCGCCAAAGTGCAGTCCCGAGGTGTAGAAGTTGGAACAAAACAGAAATATCTCGACATAATTGGAAGTCTTCTGAAAGAAGCCAACATTGATTCAAAATTA ATTCAGCTGTTATGCACTTCTGATAAACTGCTCTCCCACATGGCTTCCAAGACTTTAGTCTCCCTCGTGCATTTTCAGCTAACAGAAGAG ggTTCACTGAATAGCATCTGGTTGTCTTTTTGTTCAGAGACTCTGTCACAATTCCCCCAGAGCGGGCAGACAGCAGAATGCCTGTGGACTCTCACAAACATAACTGGAGAAATCCTTAAAGGAGAAAACCTGTGCAAAGGAG ATGAACTGAAGAAGCTTTTTACTCCACTTGACAACGTGCTTGAAGGCTTTTACAACGGCATTATGTCTCATCCTGGTGTTCTGCACGGCACTTCTGCATCTGCAAAACCCACAAATGGCTTGATCAGTTTCCTGGATCTCCTTGAACTACTTGTGGCCTCCAGAAGCCAAACACAGTTAAGCTTTGCCTGCCAGAGGATGCTGTTTCAGAATGCTGCCTGTGTGTTGGGCCTCACCACCTCTCCTGTTCACAGTTTAATCAAGAAGAAATCTATCCTGCTGCTGAAAAGATGCATTCTTCACAAAGCTGGTGAAGACCTCATAAAAGGAAGGgagcccccttcctccctcctaGACCCTCATTTTGACCAGGATAGATTAACACTTGCCAGTGCTGTGCTGCAGTTTGTGAATTCTGGCTGGCTGAATCGATTGCCCGTCCGTGAAGAGGCCAGCCACTTTGCAGGGAGTCAACTTAGGCCTGAAGTAGCGATGCAAAGTGGTCCTGACCAAGTGACCCTGAGAGCTGTAAGTCTGATCCTGCTTAAAGCCTTAGAGGTCAAAATCCAGGATTCGGCCACCAAAGCTGAAGCCCAAG TTCACCTGGAGAGTGTGATGCACTCCTTGCTGATTTTCTTAAAGAAGTATCTGAGACCTCCTCCCGGTGTTGGTCTGCTCGAACACCCCTGCACGTGGCTTTCTGTGCTCTTTATTGAACAAGACGACGACATGTTGGAAGCTGCGAAAGCCCTCCTAACCGTGCATTTGAAGTTGGAGAG GTTCTGGCGTGAAGTTAGCTTTGCCTCGTGCTCTTCAGACGAAGGAATCTGGGACACTCTGACACATCGGAATGGCTGCAACCCCCACTGTGTCTTTTTATTTCTGCTCAGAAGCATCGCATTTGATGTGACGGTTCTTCTCGACTTCTTAATTTCCTCCGAAACCTGTTTCCTGGAGTATTTTGTGAGGTACTTAAAACTCCTTCTAGAAGACTGGCCCCACTTTGTCAAAATCTCTAAATGCTTCAAACCCGAACCCCTTAGAGTTCTCAACTTTTCTCTGGAGAGCCTGTCCAagcaaggggaaaaaaccctccCATCTGGCCCCACTTTGCAGAGTGCTTCGTACGATCGGCTGTCCTGCCCTACAGCACTTTTGACCTTTCCCCAGAATTGTTCTTTACTGCGGCGATATGATAGTCAAGCTGTAAAACCTGGCAGTTCTGACCATTTGAGAGTGTCTGATAAGACGTCTTCAATTGAGCCCCTTCAAAGACTGGTTGATTATGAAAGCTCAGAGGATTCTGAGGGAGAATGGATAGGAGTGGAGTGTTTGACAGATAGGAAACAGACGTCTTCAGCCCATCAAGCCTGCACAGAGAGAACTGTCTCTCTGGCCAGGGGTGACCAAGCAGAAACCTCTGGGCAAAATGTGTTGCCTCCTGATCAAAACAGCTCAAATACTTCATCACTCTCGCACTGCAGTGTGTCCCCGAGCGACCCCGGATCAGGGGAAGCGGTGCTTGAGAAATCCGTGGAGTGTTTCCGAGCACTGCACGGATCCATTTCTAGGCTCCAGAGAAGAAACCTCTTTCCGTACAATCCAGGGGCGCTCCTGAAGCTCTTGACTCGTGTGGACGCGATTAGTCGAGAGCACCGATCCACTCCAGAGCCTGTAGATGGGCAGGACCTGCCCCTCCACTCTTTCCACCCCGCTCTCTAG
- the LINS1 gene encoding protein Lines homolog 1 isoform X4 produces the protein MYNDMLTGTLFAKDSCECAVLLDPSVAPQRLLTETNASCSKTCLFSPTLGACGSSAPDAMAPKIKNKHDTSENASCLVCHPRKIVLLQLTLIKMMLAKVQSRGVEVGTKQKYLDIIGSLLKEANIDSKLIQLLCTSDKLLSHMASKTLVSLVHFQLTEEGSLNSIWLSFCSETLSQFPQSGQTAECLWTLTNITGEILKGENLCKGDELKKLFTPLDNVLEGFYNGIMSHPGVLHGTSASAKPTNGLISFLDLLELLVASRSQTQLSFACQRMLFQNAACVLGLTTSPVHSLIKKKSILLLKRCILHKAGEDLIKGREPPSSLLDPHFDQDRLTLASAVLQFVNSGWLNRLPVREEASHFAGSQLRPEVAMQSGPDQVTLRAVSLILLKALEVKIQDSATKAEAQVHLESVMHSLLIFLKKYLRPPPGVGLLEHPCTWLSVLFIEQDDDMLEAAKALLTVHLKLERLVLA, from the exons ATGTACAACGATATGCTGACAGGTACCCTGTTCGCCAAAGATAGTTGTGAGTGTGCCGTGCTTCTCGATCCTTCTGTTGCACCGCAACGCTTGTTGACAGAAACCAATGCATCTTGTAGCAAAACCTGCCTATTTTCTCCTACGCTTGGTGCGTGTGGTTCTTCTGCCCCTGACGCTATGGCTCCCAAgataaaaaataaacatgataCATCTGAAAATGCGAGCTGTTTGGTATGCCATCCACGGAAAATAGTGTTGCTTCAGTTAACCTTGATCAAGATGATGCTCGCCAAAGTGCAGTCCCGAGGTGTAGAAGTTGGAACAAAACAGAAATATCTCGACATAATTGGAAGTCTTCTGAAAGAAGCCAACATTGATTCAAAATTA ATTCAGCTGTTATGCACTTCTGATAAACTGCTCTCCCACATGGCTTCCAAGACTTTAGTCTCCCTCGTGCATTTTCAGCTAACAGAAGAG ggTTCACTGAATAGCATCTGGTTGTCTTTTTGTTCAGAGACTCTGTCACAATTCCCCCAGAGCGGGCAGACAGCAGAATGCCTGTGGACTCTCACAAACATAACTGGAGAAATCCTTAAAGGAGAAAACCTGTGCAAAGGAG ATGAACTGAAGAAGCTTTTTACTCCACTTGACAACGTGCTTGAAGGCTTTTACAACGGCATTATGTCTCATCCTGGTGTTCTGCACGGCACTTCTGCATCTGCAAAACCCACAAATGGCTTGATCAGTTTCCTGGATCTCCTTGAACTACTTGTGGCCTCCAGAAGCCAAACACAGTTAAGCTTTGCCTGCCAGAGGATGCTGTTTCAGAATGCTGCCTGTGTGTTGGGCCTCACCACCTCTCCTGTTCACAGTTTAATCAAGAAGAAATCTATCCTGCTGCTGAAAAGATGCATTCTTCACAAAGCTGGTGAAGACCTCATAAAAGGAAGGgagcccccttcctccctcctaGACCCTCATTTTGACCAGGATAGATTAACACTTGCCAGTGCTGTGCTGCAGTTTGTGAATTCTGGCTGGCTGAATCGATTGCCCGTCCGTGAAGAGGCCAGCCACTTTGCAGGGAGTCAACTTAGGCCTGAAGTAGCGATGCAAAGTGGTCCTGACCAAGTGACCCTGAGAGCTGTAAGTCTGATCCTGCTTAAAGCCTTAGAGGTCAAAATCCAGGATTCGGCCACCAAAGCTGAAGCCCAAG TTCACCTGGAGAGTGTGATGCACTCCTTGCTGATTTTCTTAAAGAAGTATCTGAGACCTCCTCCCGGTGTTGGTCTGCTCGAACACCCCTGCACGTGGCTTTCTGTGCTCTTTATTGAACAAGACGACGACATGTTGGAAGCTGCGAAAGCCCTCCTAACCGTGCATTTGAAGTTGGAGAGGTTG GTTCTGGCGTGA
- the LINS1 gene encoding protein Lines homolog 1 isoform X2 encodes MYNDMLTGTLFAKDSCECAVLLDPSVAPQRLLTETNASCSKTCLFSPTLGACGSSAPDAMAPKIKNKHDTSENASCLVCHPRKIVLLQLTLIKMMLAKVQSRGVEVGTKQKYLDIIGSLLKEANIDSKLIQLLCTSDKLLSHMASKTLVSLVHFQLTEEGSLNSIWLSFCSETLSQFPQSGQTAECLWTLTNITGEILKGENLCKGDELKKLFTPLDNVLEGFYNGIMSHPGVLHGTSASAKPTNGLISFLDLLELLVASRSQTQLSFACQRMLFQNAACVLGLTTSPVHSLIKKKSILLLKRCILHKAGEDLIKGREPPSSLLDPHFDQDRLTLASAVLQFVNSGWLNRLPVREEASHFAGSQLRPEVAMQSGPDQVTLRAVSLILLKALEVKIQDSATKAEAQVHLESVMHSLLIFLKKYLRPPPGVGLLEHPCTWLSVLFIEQDDDMLEAAKALLTVHLKLERFWREVSFASCSSDEGIWDTLTHRNGCNPHCVFLFLLRSIAFDVTVLLDFLISSETCFLEYFVRYLKLLLEDWPHFVKISKCFKPEPLRVLNFSLESLSKQGEKTLPSGPTLQSASYDRLSCPTALLTFPQNCSLLRRYDSQAVKPGSSDHLRVSDKTSSIEPLQRLVDYESSEDSEGEWIGVECLTDRKQTSSAHQACTERTVSLARGDQAETSGQNVLPPDQNSSNTSSLSHCSVSPSDPGSGEAVLEKSVECFRALHGSISRLQRRNLFPYNPGALLKLLTRVDAISREHRSTPEPVDGQDLPLHSFHPAL; translated from the exons ATGTACAACGATATGCTGACAGGTACCCTGTTCGCCAAAGATAGTTGTGAGTGTGCCGTGCTTCTCGATCCTTCTGTTGCACCGCAACGCTTGTTGACAGAAACCAATGCATCTTGTAGCAAAACCTGCCTATTTTCTCCTACGCTTGGTGCGTGTGGTTCTTCTGCCCCTGACGCTATGGCTCCCAAgataaaaaataaacatgataCATCTGAAAATGCGAGCTGTTTGGTATGCCATCCACGGAAAATAGTGTTGCTTCAGTTAACCTTGATCAAGATGATGCTCGCCAAAGTGCAGTCCCGAGGTGTAGAAGTTGGAACAAAACAGAAATATCTCGACATAATTGGAAGTCTTCTGAAAGAAGCCAACATTGATTCAAAATTA ATTCAGCTGTTATGCACTTCTGATAAACTGCTCTCCCACATGGCTTCCAAGACTTTAGTCTCCCTCGTGCATTTTCAGCTAACAGAAGAG ggTTCACTGAATAGCATCTGGTTGTCTTTTTGTTCAGAGACTCTGTCACAATTCCCCCAGAGCGGGCAGACAGCAGAATGCCTGTGGACTCTCACAAACATAACTGGAGAAATCCTTAAAGGAGAAAACCTGTGCAAAGGAG ATGAACTGAAGAAGCTTTTTACTCCACTTGACAACGTGCTTGAAGGCTTTTACAACGGCATTATGTCTCATCCTGGTGTTCTGCACGGCACTTCTGCATCTGCAAAACCCACAAATGGCTTGATCAGTTTCCTGGATCTCCTTGAACTACTTGTGGCCTCCAGAAGCCAAACACAGTTAAGCTTTGCCTGCCAGAGGATGCTGTTTCAGAATGCTGCCTGTGTGTTGGGCCTCACCACCTCTCCTGTTCACAGTTTAATCAAGAAGAAATCTATCCTGCTGCTGAAAAGATGCATTCTTCACAAAGCTGGTGAAGACCTCATAAAAGGAAGGgagcccccttcctccctcctaGACCCTCATTTTGACCAGGATAGATTAACACTTGCCAGTGCTGTGCTGCAGTTTGTGAATTCTGGCTGGCTGAATCGATTGCCCGTCCGTGAAGAGGCCAGCCACTTTGCAGGGAGTCAACTTAGGCCTGAAGTAGCGATGCAAAGTGGTCCTGACCAAGTGACCCTGAGAGCTGTAAGTCTGATCCTGCTTAAAGCCTTAGAGGTCAAAATCCAGGATTCGGCCACCAAAGCTGAAGCCCAAG TTCACCTGGAGAGTGTGATGCACTCCTTGCTGATTTTCTTAAAGAAGTATCTGAGACCTCCTCCCGGTGTTGGTCTGCTCGAACACCCCTGCACGTGGCTTTCTGTGCTCTTTATTGAACAAGACGACGACATGTTGGAAGCTGCGAAAGCCCTCCTAACCGTGCATTTGAAGTTGGAGAG GTTCTGGCGTGAAGTTAGCTTTGCCTCGTGCTCTTCAGACGAAGGAATCTGGGACACTCTGACACATCGGAATGGCTGCAACCCCCACTGTGTCTTTTTATTTCTGCTCAGAAGCATCGCATTTGATGTGACGGTTCTTCTCGACTTCTTAATTTCCTCCGAAACCTGTTTCCTGGAGTATTTTGTGAGGTACTTAAAACTCCTTCTAGAAGACTGGCCCCACTTTGTCAAAATCTCTAAATGCTTCAAACCCGAACCCCTTAGAGTTCTCAACTTTTCTCTGGAGAGCCTGTCCAagcaaggggaaaaaaccctccCATCTGGCCCCACTTTGCAGAGTGCTTCGTACGATCGGCTGTCCTGCCCTACAGCACTTTTGACCTTTCCCCAGAATTGTTCTTTACTGCGGCGATATGATAGTCAAGCTGTAAAACCTGGCAGTTCTGACCATTTGAGAGTGTCTGATAAGACGTCTTCAATTGAGCCCCTTCAAAGACTGGTTGATTATGAAAGCTCAGAGGATTCTGAGGGAGAATGGATAGGAGTGGAGTGTTTGACAGATAGGAAACAGACGTCTTCAGCCCATCAAGCCTGCACAGAGAGAACTGTCTCTCTGGCCAGGGGTGACCAAGCAGAAACCTCTGGGCAAAATGTGTTGCCTCCTGATCAAAACAGCTCAAATACTTCATCACTCTCGCACTGCAGTGTGTCCCCGAGCGACCCCGGATCAGGGGAAGCGGTGCTTGAGAAATCCGTGGAGTGTTTCCGAGCACTGCACGGATCCATTTCTAGGCTCCAGAGAAGAAACCTCTTTCCGTACAATCCAGGGGCGCTCCTGAAGCTCTTGACTCGTGTGGACGCGATTAGTCGAGAGCACCGATCCACTCCAGAGCCTGTAGATGGGCAGGACCTGCCCCTCCACTCTTTCCACCCCGCTCTCTAG